The proteins below are encoded in one region of Deltaproteobacteria bacterium:
- the topA gene encoding type I DNA topoisomerase: protein MATSKVAAKTAKTRKTSGKASGQGEVPTRGKGSTLVVVESPAKAKTIKKYLGSGYVVKASVGHVMDLPKSKIGVDVENGFQPVYEVIDAKKKVVAELKAAAKGVQLILLATDPDREGEAIAWHVYEQLKRTKIPAQRILFNEITKKAIQEAIQKPLQLNRDLYDAQQARRVLDRLVGYQISPILWKKVRRGLSAGRVQSVAVRLVVEREEEIAKFVPVEYWSIEADLRAALPPQFRAKLIRLDGEKAEIPTGDIARPLVEQLRREKFVVIEVTKKERRRNAPPPFITSKLQQEAANRLGFTAKKTMTLAQRLYEGVELGDDGQTALITYMRTDSVRLSPDAVAGAREYVAGRWGKEYLPGEPVQFKTKKSAQDAHEAIRPTALDHPPERVKPFLEKDMFRLYELIWNRFIACQMVPAVFDQTTADIKAGRATFRATGQILKFPGYLAVYGQEAEQPQEEAGAEKMEGEDEEKGDISRQLPPLESGQTLELIDLIPEQHFTQPPPRFTEASLVKELEEKGIGRPSTYAAILSTIQDKEYVEKKEGRFFPTDLGKIVTELLLGAFPRVMDVQFTARMEEELDEVEEGKIDWQSVLGEFYEPFKKSLAAAEAQMRDVKREEKPTDLVCEKCGSPMVIKWGRMGRFLACSGYPDCKNTKDFVEENGTIRVVEDLPTEETCPTCGKPMVNKRGRFGRFLACSDYPTCKTTRPITLKGVVCPDCGGGLAERKSRFGKSFFGCVNYPNCKFAAWDRPIPGPCPQCGKPYLLQKYTKRDGAFIACPDKQCGYRREVPEPGTDPSVQAQAS, encoded by the coding sequence ATGGCAACCAGCAAGGTAGCAGCGAAGACGGCGAAAACCCGAAAGACCAGCGGTAAGGCGAGTGGGCAGGGCGAGGTGCCCACCCGCGGGAAGGGCAGCACCCTGGTCGTCGTCGAGTCTCCGGCGAAGGCCAAGACCATCAAGAAGTACCTGGGCTCCGGGTACGTGGTGAAGGCCTCGGTAGGCCACGTGATGGACCTGCCGAAGAGCAAGATCGGCGTCGATGTCGAGAACGGTTTCCAGCCCGTCTACGAGGTGATCGACGCGAAGAAGAAGGTGGTGGCGGAGCTCAAGGCCGCCGCCAAGGGCGTGCAGCTGATCCTGCTCGCGACGGACCCCGACCGCGAGGGCGAGGCCATCGCCTGGCACGTCTACGAGCAGCTGAAGCGGACCAAGATCCCCGCGCAGCGCATCCTCTTCAACGAGATCACCAAGAAAGCCATCCAGGAAGCCATCCAGAAGCCGCTGCAGCTCAACCGCGACCTGTACGACGCGCAGCAGGCGAGGCGCGTGCTGGATCGGCTGGTCGGGTACCAGATCTCGCCCATCCTCTGGAAGAAGGTTCGCCGTGGACTCTCGGCGGGACGGGTCCAGAGCGTCGCGGTGCGGCTGGTGGTCGAGCGGGAAGAGGAGATCGCGAAGTTCGTTCCCGTCGAGTACTGGAGCATCGAGGCAGACCTGCGCGCGGCGCTCCCGCCACAATTCCGCGCCAAGCTGATCCGGCTCGACGGCGAGAAGGCGGAGATTCCCACCGGCGATATCGCGAGGCCGCTGGTCGAGCAGCTGAGGCGCGAGAAGTTCGTCGTCATCGAGGTGACGAAGAAGGAGCGTCGTCGCAACGCCCCGCCGCCGTTCATTACTTCCAAGCTGCAGCAGGAAGCCGCGAACCGGCTGGGCTTCACCGCCAAGAAGACCATGACTCTCGCGCAGCGGCTCTACGAAGGCGTGGAGCTGGGAGACGACGGGCAGACGGCGCTGATCACGTACATGCGCACCGACTCCGTCCGGCTCTCTCCCGATGCGGTCGCAGGCGCGCGCGAGTACGTCGCGGGGCGCTGGGGGAAGGAGTACCTGCCCGGGGAGCCAGTCCAGTTCAAGACGAAGAAGAGCGCGCAGGACGCGCACGAGGCGATCCGGCCCACCGCGCTCGACCATCCGCCGGAGCGCGTGAAGCCGTTCCTCGAAAAGGACATGTTCCGGCTCTACGAGCTGATCTGGAACCGCTTCATCGCCTGCCAGATGGTGCCGGCGGTGTTCGATCAGACTACCGCCGACATCAAGGCGGGCAGGGCCACGTTCCGGGCCACCGGGCAGATCCTCAAGTTCCCCGGATACCTCGCGGTGTACGGGCAGGAAGCGGAGCAGCCGCAGGAGGAAGCGGGCGCCGAGAAGATGGAGGGCGAGGACGAGGAGAAGGGCGATATCTCCCGCCAGCTTCCGCCTCTGGAGTCGGGGCAGACGCTCGAGCTCATCGACCTGATCCCCGAGCAGCACTTCACCCAGCCCCCGCCACGGTTCACCGAGGCGTCGCTGGTCAAGGAGCTGGAGGAGAAGGGCATCGGCCGGCCGTCGACGTACGCCGCCATCCTCTCGACCATCCAGGACAAGGAGTACGTGGAGAAGAAGGAGGGTCGGTTCTTTCCGACCGATCTGGGGAAGATCGTCACCGAGCTTCTGCTAGGCGCCTTCCCGCGGGTGATGGACGTGCAGTTCACTGCGCGGATGGAGGAGGAGCTCGACGAGGTCGAGGAAGGCAAGATCGACTGGCAGTCGGTGCTGGGCGAATTCTACGAGCCCTTCAAGAAGAGCCTCGCGGCGGCGGAAGCGCAGATGCGCGACGTGAAGCGCGAGGAGAAGCCCACCGACCTGGTCTGCGAGAAGTGCGGTAGCCCGATGGTGATCAAGTGGGGCCGCATGGGGCGCTTTCTGGCCTGCTCCGGGTACCCCGACTGCAAGAACACCAAGGACTTCGTCGAGGAAAACGGCACGATCCGGGTAGTCGAGGATCTGCCCACCGAGGAGACCTGCCCCACGTGCGGCAAGCCGATGGTGAACAAGCGCGGTCGGTTCGGCCGGTTCCTCGCGTGCTCGGACTATCCCACGTGCAAGACGACCAGGCCGATCACCCTGAAGGGCGTGGTCTGCCCCGACTGCGGCGGCGGCCTCGCCGAGCGCAAATCGCGCTTCGGAAAGAGCTTCTTCGGCTGCGTGAACTACCCGAACTGCAAGTTCGCGGCGTGGGACCGGCCGATTCCAGGGCCGTGCCCGCAGTGCGGGAAGCCGTACCTGCTGCAGAAGTACACGAAGCGCGACGGCGCGTTCATCGCCTGTCCCGACAAGCAATGCGGGTACCGGCGCGAAGTCCCCGAGCCGGGGACGGACCCATCCGTCCAGGCACAGGCTTCCTGA
- the dprA gene encoding DNA-protecting protein DprA, with protein sequence MKAARDAGARVLLLDDAQYPKKLRRIPNPPRLLYVRGNLAPEVRRIAVVGAREVGESGLALAHEFGDMFARAGVEVVSGGARGIDAAAHEGALWGQGTSIAVLGSGIDVVYPSDNRRLFDRLANGGGALVSELAPGTQPMPRNFPRRNRTVAGLSDAVVVVRAAQRSGALITAAHATAQNIPVYAVPGDPADPRAEGPNGLLREGKAKLATGPADVLTDLGWPIPMATPVDDASHSAVPASNETGKRPDTDTEIIDATGAKLWRLLDERTPAHVDDLALRAQIPAREALGKLAELELKGVVVQRPGKYFLRR encoded by the coding sequence TTGAAGGCGGCTCGCGATGCGGGCGCCCGCGTGTTGCTGCTCGACGACGCGCAGTATCCGAAGAAGCTGCGGAGGATCCCGAATCCGCCGCGACTGCTCTACGTGCGCGGGAACCTGGCGCCAGAGGTCCGCCGGATCGCCGTCGTCGGCGCGCGCGAGGTCGGGGAGTCGGGACTGGCGCTGGCGCACGAGTTCGGCGACATGTTCGCCCGGGCGGGCGTCGAGGTGGTTTCGGGCGGAGCGCGCGGCATCGACGCCGCGGCGCACGAAGGAGCGCTCTGGGGACAAGGGACGTCCATCGCGGTGCTCGGATCTGGAATCGATGTCGTCTACCCTTCGGACAATCGAAGGCTCTTCGACCGGCTGGCGAACGGCGGGGGCGCCCTGGTCAGCGAGCTCGCGCCGGGAACGCAGCCGATGCCCAGAAATTTTCCGCGCCGAAACCGCACGGTTGCGGGATTGTCCGATGCGGTGGTGGTCGTCCGCGCCGCGCAGCGATCTGGCGCTTTGATCACGGCAGCCCACGCCACTGCGCAGAACATCCCTGTCTACGCCGTACCCGGCGATCCGGCGGATCCTCGTGCCGAGGGACCAAACGGCCTGCTGCGCGAGGGGAAGGCGAAGCTGGCAACCGGTCCGGCGGACGTCCTGACTGACCTGGGTTGGCCGATTCCCATGGCCACACCAGTCGATGACGCATCGCATTCAGCCGTTCCGGCATCCAACGAAACTGGCAAAAGGCCCGATACGGACACCGAAATCATCGATGCGACCGGTGCGAAACTCTGGAGACTTCTGGACGAGAGGACCCCTGCTCATGTAGACGACCTCGCCCTCCGCGCGCAGATCCCCGCCCGGGAAGCGCTGGGTAAGCTGGCGGAGCTGGAGTTGAAGGGCGTCGTCGTGCAGAGGCCCGGGAAATATTTCCTGCGCCGCTGA
- a CDS encoding LysM peptidoglycan-binding domain-containing protein: MRTRTIARWRRGAGWGGALTLALAVQVRAQQNQPPPPVAPQAMDPQQQVSPRPTARRPHTLTVPAQRPENAPITEQSPRPPPDANIQPVPGTPDEYTIVKGDTLWDLSQKFLSNPWYWPKIWSLNPSIENPHWIYPGNKLRIVPGDGGAQAPAQVQAEEPGIDAEALNAPEETPPGASWETSVTTSDTPDLEVVKKNSRETRAALNSVSVSGKLAFSPPPVLSVRTSGLVTPEEMRDAGTLEASFEEKQMLSTYDTGYARFRHDVPARVGDKLLIFRPEGPIVHPISNRTLARQTKTVGVVRVISIQGTQATVQIERTFEEVERGDLVRPWIAQEKRIAPRANGADVVGRIVQNVNPGLTTYGEYQEVFIDRGVEDGVEEGNTFAVLRQGDGLNNAFVTKSYTGGKQGARAAKVAVPEESVGLLLVVDARDHLSTAVVIKSIRELQAGDLVEMRGSGSGGGVQ, encoded by the coding sequence ATGCGAACGCGGACGATCGCGCGATGGCGCAGGGGAGCAGGATGGGGAGGGGCGCTAACTCTGGCGCTTGCAGTTCAGGTGCGCGCGCAGCAGAACCAGCCGCCTCCGCCGGTGGCGCCGCAGGCCATGGATCCGCAGCAACAGGTCAGCCCCCGCCCGACTGCGCGGCGGCCTCACACCCTGACGGTGCCGGCGCAGCGGCCGGAGAACGCCCCCATCACGGAGCAGAGCCCTCGCCCGCCGCCCGACGCCAACATCCAGCCGGTTCCGGGAACGCCCGACGAGTACACCATCGTCAAGGGCGACACGCTCTGGGATCTCTCCCAGAAGTTCCTCAGCAATCCCTGGTACTGGCCCAAGATCTGGAGCCTGAACCCGAGCATCGAGAACCCGCACTGGATCTATCCAGGCAACAAGCTCCGCATCGTGCCCGGCGACGGCGGTGCCCAGGCTCCGGCGCAGGTCCAGGCCGAGGAGCCGGGCATCGACGCCGAGGCGCTGAACGCGCCGGAAGAGACGCCGCCGGGAGCTTCATGGGAGACCTCGGTGACCACGTCCGACACGCCCGACCTCGAGGTGGTCAAGAAGAACAGCCGCGAGACGCGCGCGGCGCTGAATTCCGTCAGCGTGAGCGGCAAGCTCGCCTTCTCGCCGCCGCCGGTCCTGAGCGTGCGCACGAGCGGGCTGGTGACGCCGGAAGAGATGCGCGACGCCGGCACGCTCGAAGCCTCGTTCGAGGAGAAGCAGATGCTCTCCACCTACGACACGGGGTACGCCCGGTTCAGGCATGACGTGCCGGCCAGGGTCGGCGACAAGCTGCTGATCTTCCGCCCGGAGGGGCCCATCGTCCATCCGATTTCGAATCGGACGCTGGCCCGGCAGACCAAGACGGTCGGTGTGGTCAGGGTCATCTCCATCCAGGGCACGCAGGCGACGGTGCAGATCGAGCGGACGTTCGAAGAGGTGGAACGCGGTGATCTCGTGCGTCCCTGGATCGCGCAGGAGAAGCGCATCGCCCCGCGGGCGAACGGCGCCGACGTGGTCGGCAGGATCGTCCAGAACGTGAACCCCGGCCTCACCACTTATGGCGAATACCAGGAGGTGTTCATCGACCGCGGCGTCGAAGACGGCGTCGAGGAAGGAAACACCTTCGCCGTCCTTCGCCAGGGCGACGGCCTGAACAATGCGTTCGTGACCAAGTCGTACACGGGCGGGAAGCAGGGCGCCCGGGCGGCAAAGGTCGCGGTCCCCGAGGAAAGCGTCGGGCTGCTCCTGGTCGTCGATGCGCGCGATCACCTGAGCACTGCCGTGGTGATCAAGAGCATCCGCGAGCTGCAGGCCGGAGACCTGGTCGAGATGCGCGGTTCCGGGTCCGGCGGCGGCGTGCAGTAG
- a CDS encoding tetratricopeptide repeat protein, translating into MRFGFIAATAMLVACAGAAVRPAAESEELNEMRGQIQAQSALLAQQQRRIEELEVKLAALAAKAQPAHVTPASPARPDPRPPAKTVKAGGRLRRTDRPNPVEHAPRLPSDVELREPDEEALARLATDPSVARDFDADHIWADAVRKLNEGRHVEAEVDLLAFVATYPQHSAADNALYLAGLIREVRGDCAGALQIFESLPLKYPAGDAVPQAQLERGRCLRVLGRKAEAKAVLNQLSAEHPQAPESAHSRQLLQGL; encoded by the coding sequence TTGCGCTTCGGCTTTATTGCCGCCACGGCCATGCTCGTCGCCTGCGCTGGAGCGGCAGTGCGTCCGGCCGCCGAAAGTGAGGAGCTGAACGAGATGCGCGGTCAGATCCAGGCGCAGTCGGCGCTGCTCGCTCAGCAGCAGCGGCGGATCGAGGAGCTGGAAGTGAAGCTCGCCGCGCTGGCGGCCAAGGCGCAGCCGGCGCACGTGACCCCCGCGTCGCCCGCCCGTCCGGATCCGCGCCCGCCGGCCAAGACGGTGAAGGCGGGCGGACGCCTGCGCCGCACCGATCGGCCCAATCCGGTCGAGCACGCGCCGCGGCTCCCGAGTGACGTCGAGCTCCGTGAGCCCGACGAGGAAGCGCTGGCGCGCCTCGCCACGGATCCTTCGGTGGCGCGCGATTTCGACGCCGATCACATCTGGGCGGACGCCGTGCGCAAGCTCAACGAAGGACGCCATGTGGAGGCGGAAGTCGATCTGCTCGCTTTCGTGGCCACCTACCCGCAGCACAGCGCCGCCGACAATGCGCTCTATCTCGCGGGCCTCATTCGGGAGGTGCGCGGAGACTGCGCCGGCGCGCTGCAGATCTTCGAGAGCCTGCCGCTGAAGTATCCGGCCGGCGATGCGGTCCCGCAGGCGCAGCTCGAGCGCGGGCGCTGCCTCCGGGTTCTCGGGCGCAAGGCAGAGGCGAAGGCCGTTCTCAACCAGCTGAGCGCGGAGCACCCGCAAGCGCCGGAATCGGCGCACTCGCGGCAGCTCCTGCAGGGACTGTAG
- a CDS encoding laccase domain-containing protein — protein MRTGGVSSGAFSSLNLSVSVGDDEAAVRRNHALLRAAAGLQAPIASAHQVHGDRIVDARMREVFAPTARQEEGADAIVALGEGAVGVRVADCVPILVHAERAAAAVHSGWRGARLGIAGRAIRALQHAAGADPAQMLAAIGPCIGRCCYEVSPELAAEFRALFGPEAADDPARTTKPHLDLRHCVERSLLQAGIPPERIEQVEGCTSCDSSAWFSHRRDKGRTGRHLAFIEVRDS, from the coding sequence ATGCGGACGGGCGGCGTCTCTTCCGGCGCGTTCTCCTCGCTCAATCTCAGCGTTTCGGTCGGCGACGACGAAGCGGCGGTGCGCAGGAACCACGCGCTCCTTCGCGCGGCAGCGGGCCTCCAGGCGCCGATCGCCAGCGCCCATCAGGTCCACGGCGACCGCATCGTCGACGCGCGCATGCGCGAGGTGTTCGCGCCGACGGCAAGGCAGGAGGAAGGCGCGGACGCCATCGTTGCTCTCGGCGAGGGCGCCGTGGGAGTCCGCGTGGCGGACTGCGTCCCCATCCTCGTGCACGCCGAACGCGCCGCGGCGGCGGTGCACTCGGGTTGGCGAGGCGCGCGGCTGGGGATTGCCGGGCGCGCCATTCGCGCCCTTCAGCACGCGGCGGGAGCGGACCCGGCGCAGATGCTCGCCGCGATCGGACCTTGCATCGGTCGGTGCTGTTACGAAGTCTCGCCCGAGCTGGCCGCCGAATTTCGCGCGCTGTTCGGTCCGGAAGCAGCCGACGATCCGGCGCGGACGACAAAGCCGCACCTCGACCTGCGCCATTGCGTCGAACGCTCGCTTCTTCAGGCGGGAATTCCGCCCGAACGGATCGAGCAGGTCGAAGGGTGCACATCCTGCGACAGCAGCGCATGGTTCAGCCACCGCCGCGACAAAGGGCGCACAGGTCGGCATCTCGCCTTCATCGAAGTCCGCGACTCCTGA
- a CDS encoding DedA family protein: protein MIANVLEAVALWIQGVISAMGYAGIAGLMAIESACIPLPSEVIMPFAGSLVPSGRFTLFGCGLWGGVGCVLGSIPAYYVGAYGGRPLILKYGRYILLSPEHLDWADRFFVRRGDVTVFVARLLPVVRTFIAFPAGVARMPMGKFIVYTFAGSFPWCLGLAWVGMKLGEHIDELKPWFHRFDAVLLAIGLLAVAWFVRKQLKARRALS, encoded by the coding sequence TTGATCGCCAACGTCCTCGAAGCCGTCGCGCTCTGGATCCAGGGCGTCATCTCCGCCATGGGGTACGCCGGCATCGCCGGGTTGATGGCAATCGAGAGCGCCTGCATCCCGTTGCCCTCCGAAGTGATCATGCCGTTCGCCGGCAGCCTGGTTCCTTCGGGCCGCTTCACGCTCTTCGGCTGCGGCCTCTGGGGCGGCGTCGGCTGCGTCCTCGGCAGCATCCCCGCCTATTACGTCGGGGCTTATGGAGGCCGTCCGCTGATCCTGAAGTACGGACGCTACATCCTGCTCTCCCCGGAGCACCTGGACTGGGCTGACCGCTTTTTCGTCCGGCGCGGAGACGTGACCGTGTTCGTGGCGCGACTGCTTCCCGTGGTCCGCACCTTCATCGCCTTTCCGGCCGGCGTCGCGCGGATGCCGATGGGCAAGTTCATCGTCTACACCTTCGCCGGATCGTTCCCCTGGTGCCTCGGCCTCGCCTGGGTCGGCATGAAGCTCGGCGAGCACATCGACGAGCTCAAGCCCTGGTTCCACCGGTTCGACGCCGTCCTGTTGGCGATCGGTCTCCTCGCCGTCGCCTGGTTCGTTCGTAAACAGCTCAAGGCGCGCCGCGCGCTCTCCTGA
- a CDS encoding KamA family radical SAM protein, producing the protein MSTAARRVELFPQASDAEWADWRWQLRHSIRTLAQLERAIALTEDERRGCVETADLFRLGVSPYYLSLIDPGHPYCPIRMQAIPVRAEAEAHPGELRDPLGEDKHRPVRAIVHKYPDRVLLLALDHCSVYCRHCTRRRITSGDEGGISREELHEAVDYLREHPEVRDVLVSGGDPLLLSTERLIELLEQIRSVPHVEIVRIGTRIPVCLPMRVDDELAGALRKFAPLYVVTHFNHAKEITGEAREACERLVDRGIPVENQAVLMRRVNSSARAIKDLMQKCLTMRVRPYYLHQMDVAEGLEHLRTPLARGIEILRELRGWTSGLAVPHLAVDLPGGGGKVTIQPEYVVERRARETIFRSYQGERFAYPEPRATDCSVPYDEIFYGAEPSRPGRRLRVLP; encoded by the coding sequence ATGTCGACGGCCGCGAGACGGGTTGAGCTCTTCCCGCAGGCGAGCGATGCCGAGTGGGCCGACTGGCGCTGGCAGCTCCGCCACAGCATCCGCACCCTCGCGCAGCTCGAGCGGGCGATCGCGCTCACCGAGGACGAGCGCCGCGGCTGCGTCGAGACCGCGGACCTCTTCCGCCTCGGCGTCTCGCCGTACTACCTGAGCCTCATCGACCCCGGGCACCCGTATTGTCCGATCCGCATGCAGGCCATCCCGGTACGCGCGGAGGCCGAGGCGCATCCGGGCGAGCTGCGCGACCCGCTCGGGGAGGACAAGCACCGGCCGGTCCGCGCAATCGTGCACAAATACCCGGACCGGGTTCTTCTGCTTGCTCTCGATCACTGCTCGGTCTACTGCCGTCACTGCACGCGGCGGCGCATCACCTCCGGCGACGAGGGAGGCATCTCGCGGGAGGAGCTGCACGAGGCCGTGGACTATCTGCGCGAGCATCCCGAAGTGCGCGACGTGCTGGTCTCGGGCGGCGACCCGCTGTTGCTCTCCACCGAGCGGCTGATCGAGCTGCTGGAACAGATTCGCAGCGTTCCGCACGTCGAGATCGTCCGCATCGGCACCCGCATTCCCGTCTGCCTGCCCATGCGTGTGGACGACGAGCTGGCCGGGGCCCTGCGCAAGTTCGCTCCGTTGTACGTCGTCACCCACTTCAATCACGCGAAGGAGATCACCGGAGAGGCGCGTGAGGCCTGCGAGCGGCTCGTCGATCGCGGCATCCCGGTGGAGAACCAGGCGGTGCTCATGCGCCGGGTGAACTCCAGCGCCCGCGCGATCAAGGATCTGATGCAGAAGTGCCTGACCATGCGGGTGCGTCCCTACTATCTGCACCAGATGGACGTCGCCGAGGGCCTCGAGCACCTGCGCACGCCGCTCGCGAGAGGAATCGAGATCCTCCGCGAGCTCCGCGGCTGGACCAGCGGTCTCGCCGTCCCGCACCTCGCCGTCGATCTTCCCGGCGGGGGAGGGAAGGTGACGATCCAGCCCGAGTACGTGGTCGAGCGGCGCGCGCGCGAGACCATCTTCCGCAGCTACCAGGGCGAGCGGTTCGCCTACCCCGAGCCGCGCGCGACCGACTGCAGCGTTCCCTACGACGAAATCTTCTACGGCGCGGAACCGTCCCGGCCGGGACGCCGCCTTCGGGTCCTCCCTTGA
- a CDS encoding lysine 2,3-aminomutase — protein sequence MSAARQAPKQKSEQPFHYPLDRGYAEPDWTRFPGYRAVTRADWEDATWQRKNTVKTLAELKEALGAFLTDALAEDMARDIRERATMSMLITPHMINTMDERNLYEDPLRRYMLPAFSDRRTDWPSHPKASRDSLHEAEMWKVEGLTHRYPTKVLAEMLSTCPQYCGHCTRMDLVGNSVPQVKKLKFAVAQKDRHQQMLDYLRATPSVRDVVVSGGDIANMPIQQLEPFVSALLDLPNIKDVRLASKGLMGIPQHFLQDEVLSGLDRLAKRAFSRGVNLSLHTHVNHANQVTPLLGKAAGALLSMGFRDVRNQGVLLRGVNDSQKALLDLCFMLQDHARVLPYYFYMCDMIPNSEHWRTTVGEAEKLQHDIMGYLPGFATPRIVCDVPYVGKRWVHQLAEYDREKGISYWTKNYRTGIEENDPEAMTRRYEYYDPIYLLPESGQRWWREQVAKGAG from the coding sequence ATGTCGGCAGCGCGGCAGGCGCCGAAGCAGAAGTCGGAGCAGCCTTTTCACTATCCCCTCGACCGCGGTTACGCCGAGCCAGACTGGACGCGGTTCCCGGGCTATCGCGCAGTCACGCGGGCGGACTGGGAGGACGCCACCTGGCAGCGGAAGAACACGGTCAAGACGCTCGCCGAGCTGAAGGAGGCGCTCGGCGCGTTCCTGACGGACGCGCTCGCCGAGGACATGGCGCGCGACATCCGCGAGCGCGCCACCATGTCCATGCTGATCACGCCGCACATGATCAACACCATGGACGAGCGGAACCTCTATGAGGACCCGCTCCGGCGCTACATGCTTCCCGCGTTCAGCGACCGGCGCACCGACTGGCCCAGCCACCCCAAGGCGTCGCGCGACAGCCTGCACGAGGCGGAGATGTGGAAGGTGGAAGGGCTCACGCATCGCTACCCGACCAAGGTGCTGGCGGAGATGCTCTCCACCTGCCCGCAGTACTGCGGGCATTGCACGCGCATGGACCTGGTGGGGAACTCCGTCCCCCAGGTCAAGAAGCTGAAGTTCGCGGTGGCGCAGAAGGATCGGCACCAGCAGATGCTCGACTACCTGCGCGCGACGCCAAGCGTGCGCGACGTGGTGGTCTCCGGCGGCGACATCGCGAACATGCCCATCCAGCAGCTCGAGCCGTTCGTTTCCGCGCTGCTCGACCTGCCGAACATCAAGGATGTGCGGCTCGCCTCCAAGGGCCTGATGGGAATCCCGCAGCACTTCCTCCAGGACGAGGTGCTTTCCGGCCTGGATCGGCTGGCGAAGAGGGCGTTCTCGCGCGGCGTGAACCTGTCCTTGCACACGCACGTGAACCACGCGAACCAGGTGACGCCGCTGTTGGGCAAGGCGGCGGGTGCGCTTCTCTCGATGGGCTTTCGCGACGTCCGCAACCAGGGAGTGCTGCTGCGCGGCGTGAACGACTCGCAGAAGGCGCTGCTCGACCTCTGCTTCATGCTCCAGGACCACGCGCGCGTGCTGCCGTACTACTTCTATATGTGCGACATGATCCCCAACTCCGAGCACTGGCGCACCACCGTCGGGGAGGCGGAGAAGCTCCAGCACGACATCATGGGATATCTGCCCGGCTTCGCGACGCCGCGCATCGTCTGCGACGTGCCCTACGTGGGGAAGCGCTGGGTGCACCAGCTCGCCGAGTACGATCGGGAGAAGGGCATCTCGTACTGGACGAAGAACTACCGGACGGGGATCGAGGAGAACGATCCCGAGGCGATGACGCGCCGGTACGAGTACTACGACCCGATCTACCTGCTGCCCGAGTCGGGGCAGCGCTGGTGGCGGGAGCAGGTGGCCAAGGGCGCTGGCTGA
- a CDS encoding GNAT family N-acetyltransferase → MRSSRSWRARVNSSCSVDNSALASRSEKKRVAIGTSTAAPYRMQTRSESGTHGTVRPMLRELTGEERAAYFRGIQPIWGGGLSEDRFQLFQRRLADAPESRDRYRLLGWFANGRLTSAMKTYDLRATCAGRPLRVLGVGAVFTPPELRRRGYAAAMLRAAMDESASAGAQAAVLFSDIPIHYYEGLGFRVVESRECTVDAAELPHIPAATRPALAGDEPLMTRLFAASCGTSGRFALARDGWTLRFQLRRLRELARARGSGEPEWGLIAEGRSGEGAAMLRFGRDSLDVLEAAWTDDAARDRVLSGLRDCLHRAGRTRLRLWPAGQLREMFDAPDRHTAIAMIAPLDGATSLPERGGPTDLALLDHI, encoded by the coding sequence ATGAGATCGTCGCGAAGCTGGCGCGCGCGGGTGAACTCGTCCTGTAGCGTGGACAACAGCGCGTTGGCCTCGCGCAGCGAGAAGAAGCGGGTTGCCATCGGGACGTCCACGGCCGCACCCTATAGAATGCAGACCCGATCGGAAAGCGGAACGCATGGTACGGTCCGGCCGATGTTGCGCGAGCTGACCGGCGAGGAGCGGGCCGCCTACTTCCGGGGCATCCAGCCGATCTGGGGGGGCGGACTTTCCGAGGACCGGTTCCAGCTTTTTCAGCGCCGCCTCGCCGACGCGCCGGAGTCACGCGACCGCTACCGGCTCCTCGGGTGGTTCGCGAACGGAAGGCTCACCTCGGCGATGAAGACGTACGACCTCCGGGCCACCTGCGCGGGCCGGCCGCTGCGCGTGCTCGGCGTCGGCGCCGTCTTCACTCCCCCCGAATTGCGCCGGCGCGGGTACGCGGCGGCGATGCTGCGCGCCGCGATGGACGAGTCCGCGTCGGCCGGCGCCCAGGCCGCCGTACTCTTTTCCGATATCCCGATCCACTACTACGAGGGGCTCGGATTCCGCGTGGTGGAGAGCCGGGAGTGCACGGTGGACGCCGCCGAGCTTCCGCACATTCCGGCGGCCACCCGCCCCGCGCTGGCCGGCGACGAGCCCCTGATGACCCGCCTCTTCGCAGCCTCTTGCGGCACCTCCGGCCGCTTCGCGCTCGCCCGCGATGGCTGGACCCTGCGCTTCCAGCTCCGCCGCCTTCGCGAGCTGGCGCGGGCGCGCGGGTCTGGCGAGCCGGAGTGGGGGCTCATCGCCGAAGGCCGCTCCGGCGAAGGCGCCGCGATGCTGCGCTTCGGTCGCGACAGCCTCGACGTGCTGGAAGCGGCGTGGACCGACGACGCCGCGCGCGATCGCGTGCTCAGCGGGTTGCGCGACTGTCTCCACCGCGCAGGCCGCACCCGGCTGCGGCTTTGGCCCGCGGGGCAACTGCGCGAGATGTTCGACGCGCCGGACCGCCACACCGCGATCGCGATGATCGCTCCGCTCGACGGCGCGACCTCGTTGCCCGAGCGTGGCGGGCCGACCGACCTGGCGCTGCTCGATCACATCTGA